In the genome of Mangifera indica cultivar Alphonso chromosome 9, CATAS_Mindica_2.1, whole genome shotgun sequence, the window ttcattcaaGACCCATTCCAGTTCCTCTATCACAACCTCAGGTGATCCTGTCACAGAGAATTCATGAACAGTTCCGTCTACTTCAACCAAGCTACAGCCTGGCATTTCCTTTTTTATACTTCTTTCTTTCATCAACACTCTAATTCTCTTTACATCATCATATTTACCAGCTTTTGCATATATATCACACAAGTTCATATAGAAAACATGGTTCAGAGGTTCTAAATCAATTAAATAGAGTGCTATCTTTTCTCCTAACTCCACGTTCCCATGCATTTGACAGCCCCCAAGTAATGCGCCCCAAACAAACACATCTGGCTCCATTGGCATGCTTCCAATAAGTCCTTCTGCCTCATCAAAGAGCCCAGCTCGGCTGAGAATATCAACCATACAAGCATAATGATGGACCTGTGGTTCCATCAAGTAAACACATCTCATCATGTCAAAACACCAGCGACCTTTCTCTACAAAACCAGAATGAGCACAAGCTGACAGTAGCCCCACAAATGTCACATGGTTTGGCTTTATGCATTCTGATTCCATCTCTTCAAAAGTATTGAAAGCCTCCTTGGCATACCCATGTAGGGCAAACACCGAAATCATCGCTGTCCATGCCATAGTATCCTTCTTAGGCATTTCCTTAAACACAGAATAAGCTCTTTCTACACAACCACATTTACCATACATGTCGACCAAAGCCGTCCCAATAACCACTTCACATTCAAGGCCACTTCTCATCAAGTAACCATATAGCCAATTCCCAAGATCAACGGCACCAAGATTAGCACAAGCCGAAAGCACACTAGCAATGGTAATTTTATCAGGTCTAACCACATCATCACCACTCAAACTTTGCATTTCTTGAAAAAATTCCACTGCCTCTTTCGCACGCCCACCTTGAACAAACCCCGTTATAATCGAATTCCAGGACATAATAttccttttcttcattttatgaAACAAATTCAACGCCGCATCAAGATCCCCAATTCTCAAATAACCAATAATCATAGCATTCCAAGAAACCACATCCCTCTCCaacatttcatcaaacaacttCCTTGCACTACTCACAAACCCACTAGCCATAAACAAACTTATAATAGAATTTTGCACATATAAATCATTACAAAACCCAAATCTGATGACGTGGCCATGAATGCCACCTCCTACAACATCACGCCTCCTTGTACATTCCTTTAAAAAGAATGGAAATGTGAGGCAATCAGGAGCAATGCCACTACGAAGCATTTGTTTATACAATTTCAAAGACTGAAACGAATCCAGGTAATTTGTTTCAGTGGATTTTGATGCATAGGCTCTGATCATGATGTTGTAAACATAGAGATCGGGGTTCTTTATGAGACGAAAGAGTTTTGTAGCATAACTAAGAGAGCCAAATTTTGATAAGgcagagaagaagaggatgCGAGTTAAGAGGAAATGCTGATGGGTCGTCTTTATATCAGGACAAGTAATAATTTGGGTATGGATTTGTGTAAGCTCTTTCATGTTCTTGCATTCTTCTATTGCTTTTCTGAGAGTGGATGTGAGCTCAGAGAATAGCCTGTTGGGCGTTGAAGTTTTGGCGGGAAAACTCATTGACGGAAAACAAACAATTATTGATTACAGCTTTTCGTTCGTCCGATAATTTGGGAGGCTGCATACTTATTAATCTTATTAGCCTTTTAGAGAgcatttggtttgagtaatattttattatcaaaataaaaaaattaccttgaacataaattacttagaagatcattaagcataaatgattactatatttaataaaatttggtatgcataaataattattatgtttgattaaaggtaataaaatattactaataaattattttacttaaatattttttaatataattatttttaaatatttttatataatttatcatattaattaaaaataaatttatttttgtctcaaaaaattaataaataataatataattataataaaatcaagattacattagtaatctttaaatacttaaggtgaaggtagtaatcaaattatcacctatattacctgaCACGttagcattgataatagaagattactgtaatattttattattgacaaaccaacaaaagaataaaagataaattactatgTTAATCTTCAAAAATTGGAATCAAACGGCCCTAAGTTATGCATAGGTCAACgtaattaaaagttattttagtaatttatattttattacttatatttttttaattaatttataagtaataaaatatttcaattttcaataattttttattattaatgatgatataataaattttgtaatattttattactaataatgatacgataaataatatgagagatactaaaagttattaaaataattttaattttattatgacatagaatttatttattaattttttaagataaaaataatatatttttaattaatataaaaaatattttaaaataattatattttaaaatacttaaaatatttaaataaaataacgtaTCATACGAATAATTATAGTTATGACTAGTGCCAccatccattaaaaaaaaaaaaatccaaaacaaccaccatcattatcaaaaaaatcaaaaccagaACCGAAACACATAACTACGTAATTTCTCCCGCTCATCTCCTCCAGCACCTCCGATGTTCAGTTTTTCCTCATCCACAACTACATTTACTAATAGCTCAGTTCCTTGGTTGTGTTGTCCTCACCTGCATCACTGGAACTTTATGGTTTGGCTTTGCTTAACCATCCCCCTTTCATTGTCACAACCTTATCGATTTCCGTCAAATCATCGTCACCACCCCAATCTTGCCCTCCTCCACCTAATCCCACGACGTTGCTCCCTCGATGTTAATAAAGAATGGGTGAGCAAACCCTAGTCATCGCCATTAGACTCTTATTCACCCCGTACCTTTCGATTTACCATATTTCAGATTTTGTATGATGGTTACTACGCCGGAACTTTATTATGCAACCATTATAAACAGAACGGTCATCttcctaataaaataaaagagatgcTTTATTTAAGCTTCccaattaaagagaaaaataaggtAAATAAGCTAACCACTTCCATAcgtcaaataaaattaattgtccACTGGTaacaaatatatcatacaaATTCTGCACACATACAAAATCTGAACAGTCTTGCATTATTGTCATACAAATTACCTGCAAGGAAAACTTCGAGTCCGATGACCAGCCTTCCAACAAATTTTGAACTGATGTCGATCCTCCAAATTTCGAACTCATAGCCT includes:
- the LOC123225672 gene encoding pentatricopeptide repeat-containing protein At5g66520-like, whose product is MSWNSIITGFVQGGRAKEAVEFFQEMQSLSGDDVVRPDKITIASVLSACANLGAVDLGNWLYGYLMRSGLECEVVIGTALVDMYGKCGCVERAYSVFKEMPKKDTMAWTAMISVFALHGYAKEAFNTFEEMESECIKPNHVTFVGLLSACAHSGFVEKGRWCFDMMRCVYLMEPQVHHYACMVDILSRAGLFDEAEGLIGSMPMEPDVFVWGALLGGCQMHGNVELGEKIALYLIDLEPLNHVFYMNLCDIYAKAGKYDDDHLRL